Below is a genomic region from Acinetobacter tibetensis.
TTACAGCGGTAATCATAAGTAGCCATGTGCTTACCCTCCAATTACAACATAGAAGAATTGGATGACTAGCCACAGAACGAAAGCGAGTAGGGCAAACAGGCTAAATTCTTTGGCGTTGGTGTAAATGATTTGCCAACGTGACGGGCGTAGTTCTACTGTAGTAGGGTGTTGAAAAAGGATAGGCGTCGTTTGACTGGATATAGGCTTTTGTTTCATACTCATCTCGCAGTTATCTGTAAAGCACCCATGAGTTCGAAGGCAGGGGTGCTTTTTGTTGTTTACGAGATAAATATTACCAAAAAGGTAATTAAATGCAAGTTTAAATTACCTTTATCGTAATGATAGCGTTTTTTCACCGTCAATATATTTTCGTGTAATGTAAGGCTGCATCGGTTCATATATTTCTGAAGTAGCACAAATTATTTGGAAAGGTGGGGATAGCATATTGGATACTCGTACAATTATAGCTTGCAAATTTTCTGCACGTGTTTGTTCTAGTCCACCATCATTAATACCATCTAATATTAAAAATTTAGGTAAACGCATAGATGACTCTTCATTTGCTACTAATAATAATGCCAAATGGAAAAGTTGTTTAAGTAATATCGAGGAGCTTTGAGAGAAATGGCTTGTACCATTTACAGTTATTTCATTATCTTCGAATATTACAAAAATTTCATTTTCTGGATCCATAAACTCCGTTTGTAATCCAGTATCTAATGAAAGTAAGTATTTTAGTGTTTTATTTATTTTATCTAACAATCTGTGTCGTTCATTCTCTGAGCGGTCTTGTAAAAGCTGTATATGGTCATTAATTTTATTAAGATGACTTTGTAACTTATCACGATGAACTTGGAGTTTTGTAACTTCTTGAGCAATCTCTAACTTCTGACGAACATTAGTAATTTCAGTTTCGATCTCCCCTAATTCCTTGTAAGCTCTGATACTTTCAATTTCAAAATCAGTATGCCATCTTGAAGTTAAGAGCCTGAGATCTTGCTCTTTCTTATTCATATTACTTTTTATCTTTGAATACTCCTCATTTAATTTTAAAAAATTATTATTGTTGTCTTTAATTATTTTTGCAATTTCCTGAATTTGAAAATTTATTTCAGTTTTCATTTGTAATAAATTTAAATTATTATTTAATAGCCCTGTTGGACTTTTACACAAATTACAAGTATTCGGGTCAGCAGCCTTAATAATTTTTTCATGACAGCAAGGACAGAACTCAAAATCAATATCATTTATTATTAGGTTAGAACTTATAGCATTTTCAATATCAATAAGTCTGTTGTTAAGTTCAATATTGAACTGGTCTAAATCAGTGTTCTCATAATTTATTTCATTAATTTTATCTTCGATTGCAAGCATACCTTTATTTAAGGCGCTAAGTTCATTTTTTAGTTTTGTTTGTTCATCTGTTTGATTGTCAGATGTGCTAATTTCTGTAATATTTTTATTTAAATTATGAATTTTTTCTAATATAGTGCCTTTTCTTATTTCTAAATTATTTATTTCACTTATTAAAAAATCTTCAATTAAATGCTCAGATGTTTTTCCAATGATTTGAAAAAAAGATTGGATACGATTAATTGTAGCAGTTAATTCTTTATCTGTTCTTCTTCTATTTAGTTGTAATTCATATAGCTCACCACTAAAGATTCCTAATACATAATCTCGAATTGCGGTACGCTTCTCAGAATTATCCCAAGGGTCTTCTCGATATATTGGTAAGTTATTGTTTTTTTGCTCAGCATAAAGTAAACGTAAAACTTGATGAGTTGTAATACTTGTTTCCGTAGAAACTGTTGATGGATAATTTAAATAATCAAAGAAAAACTTAGAAAAACCAGATTTTTCCTCTGTAGAATTATAAGGTAGTTTTAACCAAGTATCATTAGGAGAAGCTAATGAGTTTTTGATATCTCCGAAAAAAATTAATAAAGGAGCTCTAGAGTTTTTAATTTCTCTTTTAATCGTGATAATTGATTCTTGGATACTTACCTCAAGAAAAACAAAATCACATGCTAAGGCAGCAGGTTTAAATTTTATATTCTCTGCACCAAGTGCATAAGCTATTAAATCTAATATAGTTGATTTTC
It encodes:
- a CDS encoding AAA family ATPase, with the translated sequence MTTYNTFIVKNLTCSKSGRLVIDLNFNNGLNVIYGNNSVGKSTILDLIAYALGAENIKFKPAALACDFVFLEVSIQESIITIKREIKNSRAPLLIFFGDIKNSLASPNDTWLKLPYNSTEEKSGFSKFFFDYLNYPSTVSTETSITTHQVLRLLYAEQKNNNLPIYREDPWDNSEKRTAIRDYVLGIFSGELYELQLNRRRTDKELTATINRIQSFFQIIGKTSEHLIEDFLISEINNLEIRKGTILEKIHNLNKNITEISTSDNQTDEQTKLKNELSALNKGMLAIEDKINEINYENTDLDQFNIELNNRLIDIENAISSNLIINDIDFEFCPCCHEKIIKAADPNTCNLCKSPTGLLNNNLNLLQMKTEINFQIQEIAKIIKDNNNNFLKLNEEYSKIKSNMNKKEQDLRLLTSRWHTDFEIESIRAYKELGEIETEITNVRQKLEIAQEVTKLQVHRDKLQSHLNKINDHIQLLQDRSENERHRLLDKINKTLKYLLSLDTGLQTEFMDPENEIFVIFEDNEITVNGTSHFSQSSSILLKQLFHLALLLVANEESSMRLPKFLILDGINDGGLEQTRAENLQAIIVRVSNMLSPPFQIICATSEIYEPMQPYITRKYIDGEKTLSLR